In Oryza brachyantha chromosome 1, ObraRS2, whole genome shotgun sequence, the following are encoded in one genomic region:
- the LOC102706342 gene encoding probable transcription factor GLK2 isoform X2, whose translation MLEVSTLRSPKADQRAGVGIGGGHVGFAAPSADVDEDAFIVDDSLLEYIDFSCCDVPFFHAEDGDILPDLEVDPTELLAEFASSPDEPQPTASPAAGGQAAGANEDVKEDGAASGDEPSPPRGKKEDDELGGSSSHEEKDAKIGGDEVLSAVTTDDCSAAAVAAGCDAKSSSPSAEGHSKRKPSSSSSSAKNSHGKRKVDWTPELHRRFVQAVEQLGIDKAVPSRILELMGIECLTRHNIASHLQKYRSHRKHLMAREAEAATWTQKRQMYTAAAAAAAAGGPRKDASAAVAVAPWVVPTIGFPPPAAAMVPPPPPPFCRAPLHVWGHPTAGLEPAGAAVPPPSPQPPTLLPVWPRHLAPPPLPAAWAHHHHHQPPAAAAVDPSVYWQQQYNAARKWGPQAVTPGTACLPPLLPPAAAMLQRFPAPPVPGMVPHPIYRPIPPPQGNKLAALQLQLDAHPSKESIDAAIGDVLVKPWLPLPLGLKPPSLDSVMSELHKQGIPKVPPASSGGAGAP comes from the exons ATGCTTGAGGTGTCCACGCTGCGAAGCCCTAAGGCGGATCAGCGGGCGGGCGttggcatcggcggcggccatgtcgGCTtcgcggcgccgtcggccgacgtcgaTGAAGATGCCTTCATCGTCGACGACAGCCTGCTGGAGTACATCGACTTCAGCTGCTGCGACGTCCCGTTCTTCCACGCCGAAGACGGGGACATCCTCCCGGACCTCGAGGTCGACCCGACGGAGCTCCTCGCCGAGTTCGCCAGCTCCCCCGACGAGCCGCAGCCTACGGcgagccccgccgccggcgggcaaGCTGCAGGAGCCAATGAAGACGTGAAGGAAGATGGAGCAGCCTCCGGCGACgagccgtcgccaccgcgggGGAAgaaggaggacgacgagctaGGAGGGTCGTCGTCGCATGAAGAGAAAGACGCCAAGATCGGCGGCGATGAGGTCCTGAGCGCGGTGACCACGGACGAttgctcggccgccgccgtcgccgccgggtgCGACGCcaagtcgtcgtcgccgtcggcagAGGGCCACAGCAAGAGgaagccgtcgtcgtcgtcgtcatcggccAAGAACTCCCACGGCAAGCGCAAG GTGGACTGGACGCCGGAGTTGCACCGGCGGTTCGTGCAGGCGGTGGAGCAGCTGGGGATCGACAAGGCCGTGCCGTCGAGGATCCTGGAGCTCATGGGGATCGAGTGCCTCACTCGCCACAACATCGCCAGCCATCTCCAG AAGTACCGGTCGCACAGGAAGCACCTAAtggcgagggaggcggaggcggcgacgtggaCGCAGAAGCGGCAGATGTacaccgccgcggcggcggcggcggccgccggcgggccAAGGAAGGACGCgtcagcggcggtggcggtagCCCCGTGGGTCGTGCCGACCATCGGGTTccccccgccggcggcggcgatggtgccGCCCCCGCCTCCCCCGTTCTGCCGGGCGCCGCTGCACGTGTGGGGCCACCCGACCGCCGGCCTCgagcccgccggcgccgcggtgccgccaccctcgccgcagccgccgacgTTGCTGCCCGTCTGGCCGCGGCacctggcgccgccgccgctgccggcggcgtgggcgcaccaccaccaccaccagccgccggcggcggcggcggtggacccGTCGGTGTACTGGCAGCAGCAGTACAAC gccgCGAGGAAGTGGGGCCCGCAGGCAGTGACACCGGGGACGGCCTGTCTGCCGCCACTGTTGCCTCCCGCGGCCGCCATG TTGCAGAGGTTTCctgcgccgccggtgccggggATGGTGCCGCACCCTATCTATAGACCaatcccgccgccgcaggggAACAAACTCGCCGCCTTGCAGCTTCAGCTTGACGCCCATCcg TCCAAGGAGAGCATAGACGCAGCCATCGGAGATGTTTTAGTGAAGCCATGGCTGCCGCTTCCCCTGGGCCTcaagccgccgtcgctggacAGTGTCATGTCGGAGCTCCACAAGCAGGGCATCCCCAAGGTGCCACCGGcgtcgagcggcggcgccggcgccccgTGA
- the LOC102706342 gene encoding probable transcription factor GLK2 isoform X1 translates to MLEVSTLRSPKADQRAGVGIGGGHVGFAAPSADVDEDAFIVDDSLLEYIDFSCCDVPFFHAEDGDILPDLEVDPTELLAEFASSPDEPQPTASPAAGGQAAGANEDVKEDGAASGDEPSPPRGKKEDDELGGSSSHEEKDAKIGGDEVLSAVTTDDCSAAAVAAGCDAKSSSPSAEGHSKRKPSSSSSSAKNSHGKRKVKVDWTPELHRRFVQAVEQLGIDKAVPSRILELMGIECLTRHNIASHLQKYRSHRKHLMAREAEAATWTQKRQMYTAAAAAAAAGGPRKDASAAVAVAPWVVPTIGFPPPAAAMVPPPPPPFCRAPLHVWGHPTAGLEPAGAAVPPPSPQPPTLLPVWPRHLAPPPLPAAWAHHHHHQPPAAAAVDPSVYWQQQYNAARKWGPQAVTPGTACLPPLLPPAAAMLQRFPAPPVPGMVPHPIYRPIPPPQGNKLAALQLQLDAHPSKESIDAAIGDVLVKPWLPLPLGLKPPSLDSVMSELHKQGIPKVPPASSGGAGAP, encoded by the exons ATGCTTGAGGTGTCCACGCTGCGAAGCCCTAAGGCGGATCAGCGGGCGGGCGttggcatcggcggcggccatgtcgGCTtcgcggcgccgtcggccgacgtcgaTGAAGATGCCTTCATCGTCGACGACAGCCTGCTGGAGTACATCGACTTCAGCTGCTGCGACGTCCCGTTCTTCCACGCCGAAGACGGGGACATCCTCCCGGACCTCGAGGTCGACCCGACGGAGCTCCTCGCCGAGTTCGCCAGCTCCCCCGACGAGCCGCAGCCTACGGcgagccccgccgccggcgggcaaGCTGCAGGAGCCAATGAAGACGTGAAGGAAGATGGAGCAGCCTCCGGCGACgagccgtcgccaccgcgggGGAAgaaggaggacgacgagctaGGAGGGTCGTCGTCGCATGAAGAGAAAGACGCCAAGATCGGCGGCGATGAGGTCCTGAGCGCGGTGACCACGGACGAttgctcggccgccgccgtcgccgccgggtgCGACGCcaagtcgtcgtcgccgtcggcagAGGGCCACAGCAAGAGgaagccgtcgtcgtcgtcgtcatcggccAAGAACTCCCACGGCAAGCGCAAGGTGAAG GTGGACTGGACGCCGGAGTTGCACCGGCGGTTCGTGCAGGCGGTGGAGCAGCTGGGGATCGACAAGGCCGTGCCGTCGAGGATCCTGGAGCTCATGGGGATCGAGTGCCTCACTCGCCACAACATCGCCAGCCATCTCCAG AAGTACCGGTCGCACAGGAAGCACCTAAtggcgagggaggcggaggcggcgacgtggaCGCAGAAGCGGCAGATGTacaccgccgcggcggcggcggcggccgccggcgggccAAGGAAGGACGCgtcagcggcggtggcggtagCCCCGTGGGTCGTGCCGACCATCGGGTTccccccgccggcggcggcgatggtgccGCCCCCGCCTCCCCCGTTCTGCCGGGCGCCGCTGCACGTGTGGGGCCACCCGACCGCCGGCCTCgagcccgccggcgccgcggtgccgccaccctcgccgcagccgccgacgTTGCTGCCCGTCTGGCCGCGGCacctggcgccgccgccgctgccggcggcgtgggcgcaccaccaccaccaccagccgccggcggcggcggcggtggacccGTCGGTGTACTGGCAGCAGCAGTACAAC gccgCGAGGAAGTGGGGCCCGCAGGCAGTGACACCGGGGACGGCCTGTCTGCCGCCACTGTTGCCTCCCGCGGCCGCCATG TTGCAGAGGTTTCctgcgccgccggtgccggggATGGTGCCGCACCCTATCTATAGACCaatcccgccgccgcaggggAACAAACTCGCCGCCTTGCAGCTTCAGCTTGACGCCCATCcg TCCAAGGAGAGCATAGACGCAGCCATCGGAGATGTTTTAGTGAAGCCATGGCTGCCGCTTCCCCTGGGCCTcaagccgccgtcgctggacAGTGTCATGTCGGAGCTCCACAAGCAGGGCATCCCCAAGGTGCCACCGGcgtcgagcggcggcgccggcgccccgTGA